The Tripterygium wilfordii isolate XIE 37 chromosome 5, ASM1340144v1, whole genome shotgun sequence genome window below encodes:
- the LOC119998234 gene encoding cell division control protein 2 homolog isoform X2: MDYWNPESMLTFKEEYCYGEAFLCYTSTGTKYLLKKHKITDDDELALIQKWKDLGHENLVRILDMKLDGNNMALFAFEYHDVHLDKMRSLSKSMIKDFLFQIISGLQYYHSHGLVHKDLRPQNILVYADLRSVKIANYRLAILTGPLKGNKERDGSYRAPEILYAYPGAHNHPAVDMWAVGCLFAEMVKQKPIFRGANIVERVDSIHRLLGSPEDNLVLHSTLCDFLQRLSVHSPKSLAAEFPDLEATGVDLLTKLLCLDPKKRITSADALKHPYFANVGC; this comes from the exons ATGGACTATTGGAACCCCGAAAGTATGCTCACCTTCAAAGAAGAATACTGCTATGGCGAAGCCTTCTTGTGCTACACCTCAACCGGGACCAAGTATTTGTTGAAGAAACATAAGATaactgatgatgatgaattggCTTTGATTCAAAAATGGAAGGATCTGGGGCATGAAAATTTAGTAAG GATCCTAGATATGAAGCTAGATGGAAATAATATGGCTCTTTTTGCTTTTGAATATCACGATGTGCATCTTGACAAAATGCGTAGTTTAAGCAAAAGTATGATAAAG GATTTTCTGTTCCAGATTATTAGCGGGTTGCAATATTACCATTCACATGGGCTGGTGCATAAGGATCTGCGCCCGCAGAATATTTTGGTGTATGCTGATCTTAGAAGTGTGAAGATAGCCAATTATAGGTTAGCCATACTGACAGGACCCCTAAAGGGCAATAAG GAGCGGGATGGCTCTTACAGGGCACCAGAAATTTTATACGCCTATCCAGGAGCTCATAATCATCCTGCAGTGGATATGTGGGCTGTGGGTTGTCTATTTGCAGAGATGGTTAAACAGAAACCTATTTTTCGTGGTGCAAACATTGTTGAGCGTGTTGATTCCATCCACAG GCTGTTGGGTTCTCCGGAGGATAATCTAGTGCTTCATTCCACTCTCTGTGACTTTCTGCAAAGGCTTTCCGTGCATTCTCCCAAG AGTTTGGCAGCTGAGTTCCCAGATCTAGAGGCTACTGGTGTTGATCTCCTCACT AAACTGCTATGCCTGGACCCAAAGAAGCGGATAACGTCTGCAGATGCATTGAAGCATCCCTATTTTGCAAATGTTGGTTGTTAA
- the LOC119998234 gene encoding cell division control protein 2 homolog B-like isoform X1, producing MDYWNPESMLTFKEEYCYGEAFLCYTSTGTKYLLKKHKITDDDELALIQKWKDLGHENLVRILDMKLDGNNMALFAFEYHDVHLDKMRSLSKSMIKDFLFQIISGLQYYHSHGLVHKDLRPQNILVYADLRSVKIANYRLAILTGPLKGNKERDGSYRAPEILYAYPGAHNHPAVDMWAVGCLFAEMVKQKPIFRGANIVERVDSIHRLLGSPEDNLVLHSTLCDFLQRLSVHSPKSLAAEFPDLEATGVDLLTVWVDFGTIFIYKLLCLDPKKRITSADALKHPYFANVGC from the exons ATGGACTATTGGAACCCCGAAAGTATGCTCACCTTCAAAGAAGAATACTGCTATGGCGAAGCCTTCTTGTGCTACACCTCAACCGGGACCAAGTATTTGTTGAAGAAACATAAGATaactgatgatgatgaattggCTTTGATTCAAAAATGGAAGGATCTGGGGCATGAAAATTTAGTAAG GATCCTAGATATGAAGCTAGATGGAAATAATATGGCTCTTTTTGCTTTTGAATATCACGATGTGCATCTTGACAAAATGCGTAGTTTAAGCAAAAGTATGATAAAG GATTTTCTGTTCCAGATTATTAGCGGGTTGCAATATTACCATTCACATGGGCTGGTGCATAAGGATCTGCGCCCGCAGAATATTTTGGTGTATGCTGATCTTAGAAGTGTGAAGATAGCCAATTATAGGTTAGCCATACTGACAGGACCCCTAAAGGGCAATAAG GAGCGGGATGGCTCTTACAGGGCACCAGAAATTTTATACGCCTATCCAGGAGCTCATAATCATCCTGCAGTGGATATGTGGGCTGTGGGTTGTCTATTTGCAGAGATGGTTAAACAGAAACCTATTTTTCGTGGTGCAAACATTGTTGAGCGTGTTGATTCCATCCACAG GCTGTTGGGTTCTCCGGAGGATAATCTAGTGCTTCATTCCACTCTCTGTGACTTTCTGCAAAGGCTTTCCGTGCATTCTCCCAAG AGTTTGGCAGCTGAGTTCCCAGATCTAGAGGCTACTGGTGTTGATCTCCTCACTGTATGGGTGGATTTTGGAACTATCTTTATATAT AAACTGCTATGCCTGGACCCAAAGAAGCGGATAACGTCTGCAGATGCATTGAAGCATCCCTATTTTGCAAATGTTGGTTGTTAA
- the LOC119998841 gene encoding bifunctional phosphatase IMPL2, chloroplastic-like, with translation MRTSNSNHQLDNQMDLTAKELDCFTEIGKKLADVSREVIERFYSQKIKFDDKNGDGPVTIADIKAEEAMVSIILENFSSHAVFGEETGWTCKEKFSVPDFVWVLDPIDGTQSFIAHRYEFGTLIALLYKGKPVLGIIDQPIRKERWVGVKGRRTTMNGEEASVRTCEKLKQAYAYLKARHYNDDAEFACDSLAYKVDEIFYDGNCISYALLASGFIDLVVDCALDPFDFLALIPIVEGAGGIITDWEGRELCWEVSPSSCSIPEGGFKVLAAGDKRIHENVVLELS, from the coding sequence ATGAGGACTTCGAATTCTAATCATCAGCTTGATAACCAAATGGATCTCACCGCAAAAGAGCTTGATTGCTTCACCGAAATTGGCAAGAAACTTGCCGATGTTTCTCGTGAAGTTATTGAGAGGTTCTATAgccaaaaaatcaaatttgatgATAAAAATGGCGATGGTCCTGTAACAATTGCTGATATAAAAGCAGAGGAAGCTATGGTTTCGATTATACTAGAAAACTTTTCATCTCATGCAGTTTTTGGGGAGGAGACTGGATGGACTTGTAAAGAGAAGTTCTCAGTTCCAGACTTTGTTTGGGTTTTAGATCCTATAGATGGGACACAGAGTTTTATTGCTCATAGATATGAGTTCGGTACCCTAATTGCTCTATTATACAAGGGTAAACCAGTGCTTGGCATCATTGATCAACCGATTCGAAAAGAAAGATGGGTAGGGGTGAAAGGGAGAAGAACAACCATGAATGGAGAAGAAGCATCTGTACGCACCTGTGAAAAGTTGAAACAAGCATATGCGTACTTGAAAGCCCGACATTACAATGATGATGCTGAATTTGCCTGTGATAGTCTCGCATACAAGGTAGATGAGATATTCTACGATGGTAATTGCATTTCTTATGCTTTATTGGCTTCGGGGTTTATTGATCTCGTTGTTGACTGTGCATTGGATCCCTTTGATTTTCTTGCACTGATACCTATCGTTGAGGGTGCTGGAGGTATTATAACTGATTGGGAAGGACGTGAGCTTTGCTGGGAGGTTTCTCCTTCTTCGTGTTCAATTCCAGAAGGAGGTTTTAAAGTATTAGCAGCTGGAGATAAAAGGATTCATGAAAATGTTGTACTCGAATTATCATAA